The DNA window tagttttaaataaaagttaaattttaataggatgagaaaatatttgttttaagaATAAGATTTTGAAAAATGAAGTCTAATTCAATAATAGTTATCTCCTTACTTATTatattcaatttttgttttttgaaaattttaggctTAACATACTGATTAGCCCCTCAACTTGGCAACGTTTCTCATATTGATCCTAGAGTACTTTCTTTTTATCATATTGGTCTTTAAAGTTGCCAACTGTTACACAAATCAACCTTTAAGACAAgcgacatttttattttaaaccgGTTGACAGAATTAACGAACAGCATAGTGATACGTGTAAAAAAATTGCTTtctaatatcatatatatttaattaaaagaaattataatgaACAATTTTAccactaaattataatttctaaTATCAACGTTTTTATTCATGTCAATATACTATTCGTCAATTCTGCCAACTCATATTTCGTTTGTTTTAGAGGTTAATTTGTATAACAGTTCATAACTTTAAAGTTAATATGAtcgaaaaaaatctaaaaatcaaaatgagaaaaattgtcaaatttaggGTTGGATGTACAgattttatattaagtaaaaagtTTAATAAAAGTATGAAACGAAAATTTTGAGTAGTTCATAAATACACTTAACCACAATTGCAAGATTTTAAATGTTCTTTTTAAGGGGAAAAAGGTAATTGAAGCTTTTATTAATAGAAGTTAGAAGAATGAATACATCAGGGGACCCAAGGCCATAACTTGACAAAACAGAAGCCAAGGATAAACCAAGCATAGATGAATTTACCattcttcaaaataaaatatattgggTAAGTTCACACAATAACTATGGAATAATTTCTGATGAACCAGCTCCTAAGCTTGCCAAATATGCTTCTTTAGACACAGCGACCTACCTGTATTGTATTGGTTCATAATTcttcaatgaataaaataattataaaggaTGCACTTTTTTTCTACTTAAATAAAATATAGGGATTATATTTACAGTTACATATAAAATCACTGTCCAGATTCGCTAGTTTGAAGTCAAAGTAATTTCTCCTATTCACGTTATAAGCCAGGACAGAAACAGTGCCGATGTGACATCAAAGGAAAGGTGTAGGGATTCAGAGGTAGAGTTGTCCAAGCTTCGCAATGAATGATCGCCACGTTTACATAAACAATACCGTCTTTGCTAACACCACCTGTTGTTTCCGGCCACACATATCTGACTACTAAAGCCTTCTGCGAGTAAATGCAAATACCTACAGTTTACAGAGATTTTACTACTTCCTGTCCTATTATTATTGTTATGCGCTCCATATTCTCTTTAGGCTCAGAATCCGGTTACCCGAACCCGCATCCGGACCACCCGTTAATCTATTTTCTCCGGGGGGGACCTCCACTAGAATTCCCACCCCCACTAGCTCTAGTCTTTTCATGGGGCAACTCTCCGTTTTCAATGACGACGACgacgatgaagaagaagaagcagtaGCAGAAAGGCTGCTCATTCCAATAACTGTAATAGGAGGCTCAGAACCGGCTGGTTCAGGTACAGCAACGGCAGCCTGCTCTAATGTTTTAGGTGGGTTGACCGGAACATCAACTCGGACTGGAGCTCTACACAGTGGACAGTTAGAGTGAGTATAAAACCACATGTCGATACAGTCAACGTGGAAGGCATGGTTGCAATTGGGCAAAACGCGGGCTTTCTCGTCGTTTTCGAACTCGGACAAGCAAACGGCGCAAGTAAGTGGAGTCAAATCGCTGGCCTTGGCTATGTCAGAGTAAATAAGGGTGGGGATTGTTTTAATGACAGAAAGGTCCAAACCTTTGGAAGCAGCAGCAGCGGAGGGCGGAGGGGTAATGGCGGCGGAAATGGAGAGCAAGTGCTGAGCACGACGCCGGCGGAGGTAGCGGCGACGGCGGTTCCCGAAGAAGAAAGGAGCGTAGTTATGGAAGCAGAGGAGGATGAACAAGACTATGAAGAGAAGGACACCGGTGCAGAGCATTACTTTGCCATTGAGAGCATAATTAATGTGTTTGGTTTGAAAATCAGTGTAGTTATCcatggaagaaaagaaaatgaaggtatGAGAGGTGGAGAAGAAAGGATGGAATGGTGGGG is part of the Gossypium hirsutum isolate 1008001.06 chromosome D11, Gossypium_hirsutum_v2.1, whole genome shotgun sequence genome and encodes:
- the LOC107912362 gene encoding RING-H2 finger protein ATL5; its protein translation is MDNYTDFQTKHINYALNGKVMLCTGVLLFIVLFILLCFHNYAPFFFGNRRRRYLRRRRAQHLLSISAAITPPPSAAAASKGLDLSVIKTIPTLIYSDIAKASDLTPLTCAVCLSEFENDEKARVLPNCNHAFHVDCIDMWFYTHSNCPLCRAPVRVDVPVNPPKTLEQAAVAVPEPAGSEPPITVIGMSSLSATASSSSSSSSSLKTESCPMKRLELVGVGILVEVPPGENRLTGGPDAGSGNRILSLKRIWSA